A section of the Hevea brasiliensis isolate MT/VB/25A 57/8 chromosome 17, ASM3005281v1, whole genome shotgun sequence genome encodes:
- the LOC110643895 gene encoding uncharacterized protein LOC110643895 isoform X1, which produces MDFWRKAQAFAEDAAKRSQELTKEAAKRSQEFTIGSSKLSDIVSETAKRSKEIAAEASKRSQEITIGSSKLSDIVSETAKRSKEIAAEASKRADQIKTEAIKRADQIKSLAEGITPPGALARTVPALDSQLEEKEKEKELERFGVTEELREFVKEITMSTFQDFPLEDDSEMSEVPMVSNVRQDLTQWQEKHACLVLSTVKEISRLRYELCPRTMKERKFWRIYFIIVNNHVAPYEKRYMEEAMQKSAEQVKDNVVEEKAMATSKPEVKKSNHESKTLTSSSAEQDLDIFLLGGDSDEGPDDGEGDFDDFDKMVDSSVTSRWFILFLPYIGEGQGRLPAVIR; this is translated from the exons ATGGACTTCTGGCGTAAAGCCCAGGCCTTCGCGGAGGATGCCGCAAAGCGTTCTCAGGAACTAACCAAGGAAGCTGCCAAGCGATCCCAAGAGTTCACAATTGGTTCTTCTAAGCTCTCCGACATCGTTTCCGAAACTGCTAAGCGCTCCAAGGAGATCGCCGCTGAGGCCTCCAAACGCTCCCAGGAGATTACAATCGGTTCCTCCAAGCTATCCGACATCGTATCCGAGACGGCTAAGCGTTCCAAGGAGATCGCTGCCGAGGCCTCCAAGCGAGCCGACCAGATCAAGACCGAAGCCATCAAGAGAGCTGACCAGATCAAGTCTCTAGCCGAGGGTATCACGCCACCCGGTGCGCTCGCTCGCACGGTGCCTGCTTTGGATTCACAGCTGGaggagaaggagaaggagaaggagCTCGAGAGGTTCGGTGTTACGGAGGAGTTAAGAGAGTTCGTGAAGGAAATTACTATGAGCACATTTCAAGATTTTCCATTGGAAG ATGACTCGGAGATGTCTGAAGTGCCTATGGTGTCAAATGTGAGGCAGGATCTTACGCAGTGGCAAGAAAAGCACGCCTGCCTCGTTCTATCAACAGTCAAG GAAATATCAAGGTTGAGATATGAGTTGTGCCCACGAACTatgaaagaaagaaaattctGGAGGATATATTTTATTATAGTGAACAATCATGTTGCACC CTATGAAAAGCGGTATATGGAGGAGGCAATGCAAAAATCTGCAGAGCAAGTAAAAGATAATGTAGTGGAGGAAAAAGCCATGGCAACTTCCAAACCAGAGGTGAAGAAATCAAACCACGAAAGTAAAACTTTGACCTCATCATCTGCTGAACAAGATTTGGATATATTTCTTCTGGGAGGAGACAGTGATGAGGGTCCAG ATGATGGTGAAGGGGACTTCGATGATTTTGACAAGATGGTGGATAGTTCG GTTACGTCACGCTGGTTTATATTATTTCTGCCCTATATAGGCGAGGGACAAGGCAGGCTCCCTGCTGTGATACGATAA
- the LOC110643895 gene encoding uncharacterized protein LOC110643895 isoform X2: MDFWRKAQAFAEDAAKRSQELTKEAAKRSQEFTIGSSKLSDIVSETAKRSKEIAAEASKRSQEITIGSSKLSDIVSETAKRSKEIAAEASKRADQIKTEAIKRADQIKSLAEGITPPGALARTVPALDSQLEEKEKEKELERFGVTEELREFVKEITMSTFQDFPLEDDSEMSEVPMVSNVRQDLTQWQEKHACLVLSTVKEISRLRYELCPRTMKERKFWRIYFIIVNNHVAPYEKRYMEEAMQKSAEQVKDNVVEEKAMATSKPEVKKSNHESKTLTSSSAEQDLDIFLLGGDSDEGPDDGEGDFDDFDKMVDSSDEEKGKL; the protein is encoded by the exons ATGGACTTCTGGCGTAAAGCCCAGGCCTTCGCGGAGGATGCCGCAAAGCGTTCTCAGGAACTAACCAAGGAAGCTGCCAAGCGATCCCAAGAGTTCACAATTGGTTCTTCTAAGCTCTCCGACATCGTTTCCGAAACTGCTAAGCGCTCCAAGGAGATCGCCGCTGAGGCCTCCAAACGCTCCCAGGAGATTACAATCGGTTCCTCCAAGCTATCCGACATCGTATCCGAGACGGCTAAGCGTTCCAAGGAGATCGCTGCCGAGGCCTCCAAGCGAGCCGACCAGATCAAGACCGAAGCCATCAAGAGAGCTGACCAGATCAAGTCTCTAGCCGAGGGTATCACGCCACCCGGTGCGCTCGCTCGCACGGTGCCTGCTTTGGATTCACAGCTGGaggagaaggagaaggagaaggagCTCGAGAGGTTCGGTGTTACGGAGGAGTTAAGAGAGTTCGTGAAGGAAATTACTATGAGCACATTTCAAGATTTTCCATTGGAAG ATGACTCGGAGATGTCTGAAGTGCCTATGGTGTCAAATGTGAGGCAGGATCTTACGCAGTGGCAAGAAAAGCACGCCTGCCTCGTTCTATCAACAGTCAAG GAAATATCAAGGTTGAGATATGAGTTGTGCCCACGAACTatgaaagaaagaaaattctGGAGGATATATTTTATTATAGTGAACAATCATGTTGCACC CTATGAAAAGCGGTATATGGAGGAGGCAATGCAAAAATCTGCAGAGCAAGTAAAAGATAATGTAGTGGAGGAAAAAGCCATGGCAACTTCCAAACCAGAGGTGAAGAAATCAAACCACGAAAGTAAAACTTTGACCTCATCATCTGCTGAACAAGATTTGGATATATTTCTTCTGGGAGGAGACAGTGATGAGGGTCCAG ATGATGGTGAAGGGGACTTCGATGATTTTGACAAGATGGTGGATAGTTCG GATGAGGAGAAAggaaagttatag